TTAGAGTTGTGCTTGATCATCACACGTGAACACACCCTAGTCATTTTgatctttttgaggtgatgagcCATGAGCCTCGCATTCTGAATCCTTACAGTACTTGAGCCAATGAGATGTATTTGCCTAAATATCTTTTTCTCAGCAAATTCCAGGTTAACCCAAACcttttctttgtaacttttttttaaagattttatttatttatttattcatgagagacacaggcagagagaagcaggctccatgcaggaacccctgtgtgggactttatcccgctactccgggatcacaccctgagccaaaggcagacactcaaccagtgagccacccaggcgtcccttctctGTAACTTTTAATCAAGTCTGAATTGAAATGGTTTTAAGCTTATTTCAGTTTTCACAATTTTCCCTTTTGTACCTCTTCTGATGCTACATCAGTTTATTTTGTATGTGCTATCAGAAGTTAATGCAGGAGCACAGATGTGTTGCTTAAGGGGTCTTTACCACCATTCCTGTTATGTATAGATGTAAACCATTTCAGCATTAATATGATgtgttgatatattttttaaagattttattaatttattctagagaggcacagagagagagaaagaagcagacacacaggcagagggagaagcaggctccatgcagggagcctgatgtgggacttgatcccagggccccagaatcacaccctgggcccaaggcagacgcttaactgctgagccactcaggtgtcccgatGTGTTGGTATTTTACTATCTAATGTCTTTACCATATTACCCAAAACCCACAACTCAAATTTCAGTTCTGTAAAATTGggctggtttttttgtttgtttgtttgttaatgtAGCTAGTAAAGTTATAAGCAAGTTTTTACCTCTGAAATTTGCAGAATGATGAGGGTACATTCATCATTTACAGCTTGGATAGAAATGGGAGCCATTGGCTTTTGGGGCATTTCCCTTGGCAATTTTCTCAAAGAAGTCCGCTCTGTTAACAGCAGTTGTAGTTAATAACTTTTAGTAACTGTACTAGTAATTGTATATGTTTTTCCCTTGTCacaataatacataataaatacgTAACAAGTAACAGAGCAACAAATTGTGTAGCCTAAAACAGTGATCATTTACTTAGCTCAGTTCTGGGGGTTGGCCATTTGGGCGGGTCTTAGCTGGATGGTTCCTCTAGCGTTGTCTGGTCTTTGCTCGTGTGTCCATGGCCTGCCATCTGGTTGGAAGAGAACTGGCTGGTCTAGGATGGCCTGGGACAGCTTGTCTCTACTCCATGTCATCCCCCAGGAGGAGACTGGGCCTTACCTACATGGCAGGCACAGTCAAGAAAAAACTCTGTCCTTATGAGGTCCAGGCATAGAACGGCTGTGCTGTTGCTTCCGACACCCTCTTggccaaaacaagacaaaagggCAACAAGGtccaaaagggggaaaagaaacccCTTCTTGGTGATAGGAGCATCAAAGGCACATTACAAAGGGCCTGGATAAAGGGAGGGGTGGAGAATTGAGGCCATGTTGTGGTCAAATCTACTACAGTCCATCCTTTGGCCCCAATTATTCACATTTCTCCACCAAAAAAACACTCACCTCCTCCCAAGTCTCACCCAATCCCCATACCATACTCAGAATGCAGGGTTTCATGATCCATATACTAGGTTGAATGGGGCTCCTCAGGTAGCTCCTCTTGATCCACAGACAGGTAAACTAAAGGTATCATTTATCTGCCCCTGCACAGCATACAGTGGTCAAAGGGGAAAGGACCACCCAGTGAATACTTCCatttgaaaagggaaagaatggggcagccccggtggcccagtggtttagcgccgccttcagcccagggtgtgatcctggggacccaggatccagtcccacgtcagctccctgcatggagcctgcttctccctctgtctgtgtctctctgcctctctctctctctgtctatcgtgaataaataaataaataaataaataaataaataaataataaatctttaaaaaaataaaaaggaaaaagaaaaatatgccctTTAACAACTCTGACACTCTTACTGCCCTTAGTAAATTGGGGACCCAGAGGCCTTTTTCACTTTAAACTGTCCAATGCCCTGAAGGCGATGCTCTGTTCCATACAATGCCCTTAAAAACTTTGTGGGCAttgtggggggcagccccggtggcacagcagtttagcgccgccttcagtccagggcgtgatcctggagaccacagatggagtcccacgtcaggctccctgcatggagcctgcttctccctctgcctgtgtctctgcctctctctctctctctctgtgtgtgtgtgtgtgtgtgtgtgtgtttcatgaataaataaataaaatccttataaaaaaagaaaactttgtggGGATGCCAGCATCGTGGCTGAGTAACGATACCCATTGCCAAGTCCCCCCACCCGACAACGGCCTAGCGTCCATCCCCAGACGGGGCGCCCTTGTGGGGACTGTGGGACCCAGCCCCACACACCAAGGAAGCCAGGAAGCGTCTGGCCCACCCATGTGTCCGGTAATAGACACCTCCGCTTTGGTCCCAGCTCTGAAGCTTACAGTGGCCCATGAAGTGGCTCCACCTCCTCTTGGCCATGGTCTGGGAGCCTCTGGAAAACACCATCCTAGACAACACCCCCCCCAAACGAAAGGGCTTTTGTGGGAGTCCAGGTTTCCAGTGGACAAATTTCAGCACATcattagaacaacaacaacaacaacaaaaaatatatatatatatatgagtttgaGGCACTGGAGAGGGTAAGAGGATCATTGCCCATGTCATCCTTCCCCCCAGGCCCTACTTAGCATCGAGAGAGAGCTGCTCAGCCCATGGTTTCTCCCACAGGGGAAAGAGAGAGCGTGTGAGTGAACACCTGACTCCCCCAAGTGTGTGAGATGCTGCCAAAGACACCCATGTCTCTCTCGCCCCTTCCAGAGTATGAGCCACGAGTACTTGAGGGCAGGAAGAGCTAGGCGAGCCCAGATAGGGCTCCCAGGGGCAGGAAAGGGACCCCAACATCACCCACTCCCTTGTGACTCTGATCAAGAAGCCTGCCCAGGAGCCACTAGGGACACCTTGCCCACAGGTCCCCCCCAGCGCCCCATGCACCTCACGCCCACACACTCCCACCCTGTGACCGGCTCCCTGTGTGCACCCCCAACAGCACTGAGAGTGAGTTCTGGCAAAACGGGCCCAAATCCGCGGGTCGGGGAGAGACCCTCTTGAGCCTTAGCACCCTTGAGAAACCAGGGAAGCTGTGGGTGCCCGGCCTGGTCAGTTGCGGGCTGGAGAAGGCACACAGGCTTCAGAGTCGGCCACCAGAGGGAGCAGGAAACGCGGAGGAGGCCTGCCATGGCCCCGGATCCCCAGCAGGCCGGGAGCGGGGTTCTCTCCCAAAGGCAGGGAGTAAAGTCCAGAGGACGTGGGGGCCACTTCAAATGGGAACACAGCAACGCCGGACTTCAAGGAACATGCAAAATCAGAGAAACAcgaaggggacgcctgggtggctccgtggtcgagcgtctgccttcagcccagggcgtgaccccagggtcctgggatcgagtcccaagtccgcatggggctccttgcagggagcctgcttctctctctgcctctgcctctccccctgctcatgctgtctctctgtttctgtctctctctctcaaataaataaataaaatgttttttaaaaataataattgatgagcagccctggtggctcagcagtttagtggtgccttgggtccagggggtgatcctggagtcccaggatcgagtcccacatcaggctcactgcatggagcctggttctcccactgcctgtgtctctgcctctctctctgtgtttctcatgagtaaataaacaaaatctttaaataataataataataataataataataataataataattgacgcaggatgcctgggtggctcagtggttgggcatctgcctttggctcagggtgtgatcccagggttctgggatcgagctccacattgggttccctgcatggagcctgcttctccctctgcctgtgtctctgcctctctttctatgtgtctctcatgagtaaataaataatctttttttaataatctttttttgatacatatatatttgtaaaatatatcaaGTATATAAACACTTGATATATATCAAGTCAttacattgtatactttaaacttatataacattatgtatcaattatatttcaatagagctggaaaaaaaagaatctccttaaaaaaaaaagtcactggtATTTTCCCATCTGATGTGGTTTTGACATGTTGTTGGTTGACTtacattttccccaaaaaatatgAGATGAAATCCCAACCCCTGGTACTTGAAatttgaccttatttggagagagTCTTTACAGAGGATTTCAAATTCAAATGATGTCATCAGAGTGGGCCCCAATCCAGGATGATTTGTGTCTttacaaaaagaggaaatttagacacagagacagacatgcacagaAGACAGACACTCTAAGAGAAGCCACGTGAAGACAGGCAGAGGTTGGAGCGACGCGGCTACAAAGCAGGCAGTGCCAGGGGTTGGCGGCCACCCCAGAAGCTcggaagaggcagagaaggggtCTGCCCAAGGTCTCTGAGGATGCCGTTCCTGCCGCCACCTTCTTTTAGGACTGCATCCTCCAGGACGGTGGGACGATAAACgtctgttgtcttaagccacccaggttgtgGTCCTTTGTTACTGCGGCTCTAACAAACTGATAcaacctacatttttattttgaggacAGTGGTGCTCTATCAGCAAGTTCTTCCTCCAGGGCAGCGCTCAGCTATTCACCCGTCCTTGGTAGGACATTTGGCCATTAGAGAGTAAGAAAgggggatgccagggtggctcagtggctgtgcatctgccttcggctggggtcatgaccctggggtcctgggatcgagtcccgcatcgggttccccgcagggagcctgcttctccctctgcctgtgtctctgtctctctctgtgtgtctctcacgaataaataaataaaatcttaaaaaaaaaagataggtaaaGCTCCAGTAATGGCCTGCTTGATGAGGTGGGAGGAGAAACATGAAGGCATTGAGCTGGGTTATATATACGAGATCCATACACACAGCATCCTGCCAAAAAAACCTATTCATCATTTCGGTACATAGAAGATAGAATTTCTAGTAGTATTGGAATCTGtatcttttccattaaaaagtggGCATCTAAAACTACCATATAACTTTTGGGCACCAAATAAAACAAGCCacttagggttttttgtttttgtttttaagattttatttatttattcatgagagacacagaggcacaggcagagggagaagcaggctccacgcagggagcctgacgtgggacttgatcccaggtctccaggatcacgccctgggctgaaggcagtgctaaactgctgagccatctgggctgcccataaataaaatcttaaaaaaaaaatgagaacacaagTCCCAAGGCTCCCTCCATGTGGACCTcacccgtccccccaccccccctccagaGGTAGTGGCTTGTCCATGTTAGTGAGTAGGAAACTATGTATTCTGGATATCAATTCAGTAGGAGTTAAATGATTTCCCAGTGTGTGGCTGGTCTTTTTACTTCCTATAGCACCTTCTGCTAAACaggattttcagttttatttttttttatttttttttattttttatttatttatgatagtcatatagagagaaagagagagaagcagagacacaggcagagggagaagcaggctccatgcaccgggagcctgacgtgggattcgatcccgggtctccaggatcgcgccctgggccaaaggcaggcgccaaacctctgcgccacccagggatcccaggattttcagttttaatataaATAGCCCGGAATGTCCTGGGCCATGggaagtatgtgtgtgttttaacccCAAATTCAAGAGAGGGTAGGCCTTGGGACACTTCTTTCCCCATTCAGTGCCCCGGCTGAGATAGACACATTTCCCCATGACCTTTCTTTGTAAGCCAGGGGCTTTGCCCTCATTCACCCTGTCCCTGAGGGAAGCTCCGCAAGGGCCTCCTGCTGCACTTCCCAGTCCACTCCCAGTGCTCATGGCTCCAAAGTCCTGTTTCCTCCTGACATCAGTTCAACCacgaattttattttttattttttatttttttcaaccacGAATTTTAAATGAGATCAACAAAGGCTCCCAGGGCAATGGGGGCTTCttgtgttttttgctttgttttggtccCTGGGGACACACACTTCCTGTGGTCCAGGACATTCCAGACTATGAAGGAAATGATCACACTAGACCCAGAGAGGTGGCACTCAGCCTGGTGGACACAAACCAACCAAATCAATTCAGAAGTAGTGCACACTCAACCCAGGGCTTGGGAATTGCCACAGGGAAGAGCCCAGAAATGCATGAGTTTCAAGCACATCAGTGCTCAGCAATTATGGACAAGAGCCAGCAGAGACAACAGAACTGCACATGGGAACAGAATCGTTCATTGGAAATTATGCTCGTGATGTTTTACCCAGCACTGagaaatattctaatatattttcaGGATATCGAGTGTCCAGATAGTCCCAGGGACAGTCCCAGATAGTCACTACATGTTAAAACAGTTTAgaggcgcccgggtggctcaggcagttgagcatctgactcttggtttctgctcaggttatggaatcgagccccaagtcaggttccatgctcagtagggaagttacttcctcctccctctgccactctctctgtgagCACATGCtcgcttgctctttctctctctcaaataaataaataaatcttttttaaaaacccataatttaaaaaaataaataaaaaataaaaacacataatttagagatccctgggtggctcagcggtttagcgcctgcccagggcgtgatcctggagacccgggattgagccccacgtcgggctccctgcacggagcctgcttctccctctgcctgtgtctctgcctctctctctgtgtctctcatggataaataaataaaatcttaaaaaaaaaaaaaccctttatatCCACATAAAACATGAGGATCTTCCCTGTGATCTCGACAACCTAACactctcttcatttaaaaaaaatccacttaatttaaaacacataaaattaagtTGTATTACTTTACCTAGAAAAATGGCATAATACATCTCATTTGGGGCTTAAAAAAATGCGTGTATTAGACAAAATGCAGAGCTATGGCATGTGTGAGGATGGCAGGACacctgagtatttttattttcctttttggccTAAACGCCTTTGAGTTCAGGGTTGGTCCAAGTGCTGCTCCATTTTCTAGTTATCTTAAAAAGTAATCTGCACTTAGGAGACCAAAGTTGGATATGTAGTAATTTAGAGAGTTCTTTAAGTGATTAATAAGGAAATATAGATAAACATAAATTTTTgaggttttcatttaaaaatgctgaGTAGATACTTGCTAGAGCTCCATGCTGGGGTGATGGGTGCAGGAGAAACAAAATCTAGTCTATGGTTTTCCAGATGATTAGAAAATacaatctgggggcacctgggtagctcagcagttgagcttctgtcttcggctcagggtgtaatcccagggtcctggaatcgagtgccgcattgggctctctgcatggagcctgcttctccctctgcctgtgtctctgcctctctctttgtttctcatgaataaataaataaaatcttaaaaaaaaaaaagaaaaagaaaatacaatctaaagggcacttgggtggctcagttggttaagtgtctgccttcggctgaggtcataatctcaaggtcatgggatggagccctgagtcaggctttctgctcagtgggaagtctctttccctctctccctcttcctctgtcctccccctgcttgtgctctctgtgtcaaataaataaataaaatctttaaaaaaaatactatgtataagaaaaatagaaaataggataTAATCCCCTCTCCACAAATACTCATGAAAGCACTAACCCTCTCTGGCCTCTGCATCCTGGATTTTTCTGCAACACCTTCTATTTGCCTCTTGCACTTGGCCCTGTCCTTTCCATCCTCTTTGACCTACCATGGTGTAGGCCTACCTCCACCACCCTACCTGACTGCATTAGCTTCCTGCTAGGTCCTGCTCCCTCTAGGCTCAGACCTTGGTCTTCCACATCTTTGCCATAGTCAACCTTCACACACTCCTGTTGCTTCTTTGAAAACCACCAACAGGGCTCCCCACCACTCAGCAAGTCTCTTCTTCCCCAGGGTTCCCACCACCAGATGTGCCCTCTCCTAACCACCACTCTGGCTGGCGACCACTCTGGTCCCAAAGGCGTTGGCCTTCTCATTGTATTCCCGAGGCTGACCATTTCAGCTACCTTGAGCTGAATGTGCTGGCTGCTGGTGGGAGGAAATTAGGGCTCCGGCCCCCGTGAGGGGTGTGATGTGGACCTTCCCAATTCCAGGCCAACTTCCCCACGTGGCAGCTGTGGCTTTGCACCTTCAAGGTGCTCAGTCACCTTTGAAAGAAGCAGGCTGCACAAACACGAGTGTGAGCTTTCCACTGGAGACACGGGAGTGAATTGGGCTTGAGCAAAGAGTAATTAATTCTGTTATCATGGTGATCCCTTCTCttgcagagacaaaggaggatcCCTTTGTCACTGTGATGGTGAGACCTCAGGTGGTCCCTCTGCTCGGGGACCTCCGGTGGCTGGTGGCAGGCCTGGTGGCAGGCCGCAGGGCATTGGCAGGGCTCCAGGGTCCCCTCTGGAAGGGTGTCTGCGCATGTACGCCGCCTGGATGGAGTGGAGTCAgaggtgggggccgggggccggtgGGGGCCGGGAGCTCGGCTACCTGCCTGCACTGCCAGCCATGCACGTTCAGGTAAAGTAAAGCGTGCATCTCTGACCCTCCGAGCTCCGGCCCTGGTGCAGTCCCGGGCCCGGAGCGCGCCCAGGGTCCCGCCCCAGGCTGCAGACGGCGTGTACATCGCCGGACCGGGTGGGACCGGGCGCCGCGGGGCTCCGAGCGCAGCACACACGGCTCGGGGGCAGAACCAGGGCTGCCGGGCGCAGGGACACCAGCACACGCTGCGCCCCGCCTCCAAGACCGCGACCCCGCAGGAGCGCTCGGCGGCCGCGCTGGCTCCGCCCATCCCATCCCCGCCCCGGCCGGCCGGTGATTGGCAGCTCCGCCCGGGGGCGTGGCCTGAGGCGCCGCGAGGGGTGCCGGGATGCGCCGGCAGCCTCcagccctcggccccgccccgtcccgcccctctgcctgcctgtgatTGGTGCTCTCGGCGCAGGGGGCGGGCCCGCGGCCCGTGGTGCGCGCGCTGTGGTGACGTCAGTCCGGGTGCGACCGCAGCCGGGCCAGGCCCTGGTGCGGGCGTCCCCGGTGTCACCGTCATGGCGGCGTCGCTTCTGCTGCGGGAAGGACGGTCCGCGGCGCTGAAGGTAAAGGGGAGCCCGTGTAGGGCCGGGGCGTGGCGGCCTCTCCAGCCGTCCCGGTGGGCGGTCGGCCCGCATGCGGGGCGCAGGAGAGGgcgcggggcggaggggcgggccTGGGCCGGGCCACGGCCCCTTGGAGGAGGACCCCGGTCACCTGGGGAGCCCGGGGCgtgcggggcggggccgggccgggccgcgggcaGGTGCGAGGGCTCCCAGGTGTCAGGGGCGCCAACCACGGCGTCTGCACCTCTCGTGTAGgccgggagggggaggcaggagggctgaCCTGGTCGCTTCCCCGGCAGCCCCGGGGAAGCCCGCTTACCTGACCCCATCCGTCTGTGAAAACAGGAAGGGAGGGCTTTCCTCTAACCCGGAGGGAAAAAACGTAAAGCCGTTtcactgtatttaaatttttagatgtCTCTCGCTGCAAAAGCACCAACTCTTCATTGCAAAGTGGAGTATAGACGTCGGAGGGGGGGGGGTCTATTTCAGTTAGTCCTTGAAACACTtggttctggggcacctgggggctcagtggtggagcatctggctttggctcagatcgtgaccccggggtcctgggatcgagtcctgcatcgggctccctgtagggagcctgcttccctttttttttttttttcttttttttttttaagattttatttatttattcatgagagacacaggcagagggagaagcaggctccctacagggagcccgacgtgggactcgatcccaggactccaggatcacgccctggactgaaggcagcgccaaaccgctgggccaccagggctgcccaggagcctgcttctccctctaagtctctgcttctgtgtgtgtctcatgaatcaatgaataaaacctttaagaaagaaaaaaaaacaaacaaacctgattCCAAATGGTTGTTTGAGCTTTCATGTATACACAGAGGCATGCACTTGCAGTCATAAACGTAGAAAACACATTTTCCTCTTTGCATATAAAGGAGAGGCCCCTCTGCTGTATCTATATCCAGCTTCTAGAAGTGCCCAGCAGGTAATAGCTGTTAGTAAATACATGCTCGGTGAGTTATCAGTGATAGTTTGTTTTccaattatgattttttttttaagattttatttattcattcatgagagacacagagagagaggcagaggcataggcagagggagaagcaggctccatgcggggagcccgacgtaggattcatcccgggtctccaggatcacgccctgggctgaaggcgacgctaaaccgctgagccacccgggctgcgccCAATTATGATATATTGTAAACAGTTTGGGAGTAATCATTATTTATCCACATCATTGTTAACAACCAGATAGTATTTCTTCTACTTAGCTTTGTAAGTAcaggaaaacattttacaaaaagaatCGGTATTGTGTTGGCTAACAGGTAATCGGGGACGACAAAAAAGTGTGCACGGGAGAAGCTGTTTTGACGTTTTCCTGGAGTTACATAGCTAATAGTGACTGTCCTGTGGTTATCTTTCTTGCagctccttttttttgttttgttttgtttttttttttttttttgtattttcgcAAATTTCTGTAATACACGTTATGGAAATGGTGATAACAATATACCATTTGGATGCACGTAGTATTTCTATGTTGTAATGGATCCTAAGTGATGTTACCCTAAAATGTCCATATTTGTTCATTCTTCTGTCAGATTATGCTCCTCGAAGCACGAGTATTTCGAGGACTTGCTTCCACGGTTTCTCTCTGTGCAGAATCAGGGAAGAGCGAAAAGGGACTGCCACCAAATCCCAAGAAGCAAAGTCCACCAAAAAGTAAGATTTTAATGATAGTCATAAGGGAAAgataatgcaaaataaataagtctgttTTCCAAGCATGAAAAGTTTTACTGACCACATAATTTGATTCATCTCCAGCAGTGTCCAGattataatcagaaataaaatccATGCAGATTTTAGACCAAACACATCAGTAACGAAACAGTCTTTGACTCGGTGTTTAGCCCCAAAccagttttgtctgttttctaaGTGCCTTACTCTAACACATAGCAAGGGGATACAGAGGGCAAAGGCTGGGGTGCGTAGATCGCCCTAGTATCGTACTGTAGCCCACACTCCCATGGTAGCTCTGAACCCCATCTTGCTTCCCCCAACTGTGGCTTTTCTCATTGTCTCTGAAACTCACATGTGGCCTCCCGGGCTCTGGTTGGCCATAGCCCAGGGTTGTAGGCATCCTCTTATGACAGTAGAGAGGGAGTTAGGGCAGGCACcattttccattacaactcaCTTTGATGCAGCATGATATCTGATCTGTGTCCAGCTCTTTCCATAGTCATTTTGACTGTTATtgctgttttttactttttttcctcctaaatacCAATGTAGCATATCCTCAcggaaagagaatagaaaatgcaacagtatatttttaaatacttctcttgtgggaattttattttctactccCGATTCCTTACTAATGACTGatttacaggggtgcctggctggctcagtcagaggaacaCATGACTCTCAGTCTCAGGGTttagttcgagccccatgttgcgagtagagattgcttaaaaatgaaatcttaaaaaagaaaaaaagtgaagatgtATATGTACAGTCTCTGCAAACCTTGATTTTCATATGTGGTTCAGAATGGTAAGTtgaatttatcttattttcatcAATATCATTTCCTCtgtttgaatatttaaatatttaaaaatacttagatatttttttgttttgtcgcTTCTTGGTGTGCACACAAAAGCACTGGTAGGTTTCAGAATATTGGCCCATTGTGGATTGCTGGCCCCCGACTGCCTTTCATGCCCTAAGCACATCATTGCTGGAGGCCTGAATTCAGCTCAGTTTAATTCTGTTTGACTCAGAATGTTCTGTTCTGTGTAACTCAGTCTGTATTGGcctcacttttatttctttttaagatttatttattcattcatgagatatacagagagagaggcagagacacaggcagagggagaagcaggctccctgcaggagccccatgtgggacttgatcccaggaccccagcatcacagtctaagctaaaggcagatgctcagccactgagccgcccaggtgtcccttgccTCACTTTTAAATCcagtgttctgtctctctcttcctcatgtTTTTAAATAGAGATCTTAAAAattaggactctttttttttttttttttaaagagccacaGTACCTTGATCACTCCTAAAAAATGTTTACAACCAGACTGTCAGTTCAGTTCTGTATTATGCCCGGCACATTTTTGACATTCTTTCAGTGTTTACTGCTGATTGGCTGCATCTCATCACTAATGTTCTCGCTGCGTTTGGTGAATTTTTAGTCTTGTCTCTGCAATCCTACATCATAGATTTATGAAACTGGACTAGTGGCTACGTGAGTGGAATAGGGCACTTGGTCATGTGACAGTTTTGGGTGCAGGCATGAGACAGGAACACTGACCTGGGAGTTGGCCTTGGGCCTGTGTAGTTTCTGCCCCTGGAAACCAGTTCCTCCCTGCCTGAGCAGGGCCGGCATGAGATGTGTGTCTGTGTCGTGTCCACCATAGAGTGCTTTCAGGTAGGAAGACAGAATGCTGAACCATACTGTTTTTAAGACATATTGCATTTGTGCctcatcatttcaaaataattacaatCCCTGTATAAAGagaaagaggggcgcctgggtggctcagtggttgagcgtctgcctttagctcaggtcgtgatcccggagtcctgggatcaagtcccacatcggggtccctgcagggattCTGCtcctcccgctgcctgtgtctttgcctctctgtgtgtctctcatgaataactaaatctcccccccacaaaaaaaaaaaagaaaagaaagaatacttcTAAATTGACATGTATGCAGGCCTCAGACTGGTTAAGTGTCGGACGCTGAAATGCCTTTTGCCTGCTAGTGGCA
This genomic window from Canis lupus familiaris isolate Mischka breed German Shepherd chromosome 31, alternate assembly UU_Cfam_GSD_1.0, whole genome shotgun sequence contains:
- the NDUFV3 gene encoding NADH dehydrogenase [ubiquinone] flavoprotein 3, mitochondrial isoform X2, yielding MAASLLLREGRSAALKIMLLEARVFRGLASTVSLCAESGKSEKGLPPNPKKQSPPKKPAQAEPFDNTTYRNLQHHDYTPYTFLDLNLDLSKYRMPQPSSGRESPRH